The following coding sequences are from one Streptomyces sp. NBC_00536 window:
- a CDS encoding RidA family protein — protein sequence MSDVRKISSGGPWEEAVGYSRAVALPNGLVLVSGCTSVVGGQIAAGGPYDQTMNSFKVAFDALAQAGLGPEHVVRTRMYITHARDVDEVGRAHKELFDSVRPAASMIIVSGFIDPSLVVEVEVEAYRGETA from the coding sequence GTGAGCGACGTGCGCAAGATCTCCTCGGGCGGCCCCTGGGAGGAAGCCGTCGGCTACTCCCGCGCCGTCGCCCTGCCCAACGGCCTGGTCCTCGTCTCCGGCTGCACCTCCGTGGTGGGCGGCCAGATCGCCGCGGGCGGCCCGTACGACCAGACCATGAACTCCTTCAAGGTCGCCTTCGACGCCCTCGCCCAGGCGGGCCTGGGCCCCGAGCACGTCGTCCGCACCCGGATGTACATCACGCACGCCCGGGACGTGGACGAGGTGGGCCGCGCCCACAAGGAGCTGTTCGACTCCGTCCGCCCCGCCGCCTCCATGATCATCGTGTCCGGCTTCATCGACCCCAGCCTGGTCGTCGAGGTCGAGGTCGAGGCCTACCGAGGAGAGACCGCATGA
- the priA gene encoding bifunctional 1-(5-phosphoribosyl)-5-((5-phosphoribosylamino)methylideneamino)imidazole-4-carboxamide isomerase/phosphoribosylanthranilate isomerase PriA produces MTVSTLELLPAVDVRDGQAVRLVHGESGSETSYGSPLQAALAWQASGAEWLHLVDLDAAFGTGDNRALVAEITGVMDIKVELSGGIRDDATLAAALATGCTRVNLGTAALETPDWVAKVIAEHGDKIAVGLDVRGTTLKGRGWTSEGGDLYEALARLDSEGCARYVVTDIGKDGTLTGPNLELLKNVCAATDQPVVASGGISSLEDLRALAALVPLGVEGAIVGKALYAKAFTLEEALKAVAL; encoded by the coding sequence ATGACCGTCAGCACGCTGGAACTGCTGCCCGCCGTCGACGTCCGCGACGGCCAGGCGGTCCGCCTGGTGCACGGCGAATCCGGCAGTGAGACCTCCTACGGTTCCCCGCTCCAGGCCGCCCTTGCCTGGCAGGCCTCCGGCGCCGAATGGCTGCACCTGGTCGACCTCGACGCCGCCTTCGGCACCGGCGACAACCGCGCCCTGGTCGCCGAGATCACCGGCGTCATGGACATCAAGGTCGAGCTCTCCGGCGGCATCCGCGACGACGCCACGCTCGCCGCGGCCCTCGCCACCGGCTGCACCCGGGTCAACCTCGGCACCGCCGCCCTGGAAACCCCCGACTGGGTGGCCAAGGTCATCGCCGAGCACGGCGACAAGATCGCGGTCGGCCTCGACGTCCGCGGGACGACCCTCAAGGGCCGTGGCTGGACCAGCGAGGGCGGGGACCTCTACGAGGCCCTCGCGCGCCTGGATTCCGAGGGCTGCGCCCGCTACGTCGTCACCGACATCGGCAAGGACGGCACCCTGACCGGCCCCAACCTGGAGCTGCTGAAGAACGTCTGCGCCGCGACCGACCAGCCGGTCGTCGCCTCCGGCGGCATCTCCTCGCTGGAGGACCTGCGGGCGCTGGCCGCGCTGGTCCCGCTGGGCGTCGAGGGCGCGATCGTCGGCAAGGCCCTGTACGCGAAGGCCTTCACCCTCGAAGAGGCGCTGAAGGCGGTGGCCCTGTGA
- the hisH gene encoding imidazole glycerol phosphate synthase subunit HisH, with translation MTPTKKVVVFDYGFGNVRSAERALARVGAEVEITRDYDKAMDADGLLVPGVGAFDACMRGLKGVRGDWIIGRRLSGGRPVMGICVGMQILFERGIEHGVETEGLDEWPGTVGPLKAPVVPHMGWNTVDAPADSQAFKGLDEDARFYFVHSYAAHDWTLEVTNPLIRAPKVTWATHGERFVAAVENGALWATQFHPEKSGDAGAQLLTNWIETL, from the coding sequence ATGACCCCCACCAAGAAGGTCGTCGTCTTCGACTACGGCTTCGGCAACGTCCGCTCCGCCGAGCGCGCCCTCGCCCGCGTCGGCGCCGAGGTCGAGATCACCCGCGACTATGACAAGGCCATGGACGCCGACGGGCTGCTGGTCCCCGGCGTCGGCGCCTTCGATGCCTGCATGCGCGGCCTCAAGGGAGTCCGCGGCGACTGGATCATCGGCCGCAGGCTCTCCGGCGGCCGCCCGGTCATGGGCATCTGCGTCGGCATGCAGATCCTCTTCGAACGCGGCATCGAGCACGGCGTGGAAACCGAAGGCCTCGACGAATGGCCCGGCACGGTCGGCCCGCTCAAGGCCCCGGTCGTCCCCCACATGGGCTGGAACACCGTCGACGCCCCGGCCGACAGCCAGGCCTTCAAGGGCCTGGACGAGGACGCCCGGTTCTACTTCGTGCACTCCTACGCGGCCCACGACTGGACCCTGGAAGTCACCAACCCGCTGATCCGCGCCCCCAAGGTCACCTGGGCCACGCACGGCGAGCGGTTCGTCGCGGCGGTGGAGAACGGCGCCCTGTGGGCCACCCAGTTCCACCCCGAGAAGTCCGGCGACGCCGGTGCCCAGCTCCTCACCAACTGGATCGAGACCCTCTGA
- the hisB gene encoding imidazoleglycerol-phosphate dehydratase HisB: MSRIGRVERTTKETSVVVEINLDGTGKVDVSTGVGFYDHMLDQLGRHGLFDLTVKTEGDLHIDSHHTIEDSALALGAAFKQALGDKVGIYRFGNCTVPLDESLAQVTVDLSGRPYLVHTEPENMAPMIGSYDTTMTRHIFESFVAQAQIALHIHVPYGRNAHHIVECQFKALARALRYAAEFDPRAAGILPSTKGAL, encoded by the coding sequence ATGAGCCGCATCGGACGGGTCGAACGGACCACGAAGGAGACCTCCGTCGTCGTCGAGATAAACCTCGACGGCACGGGCAAGGTCGACGTCTCGACGGGTGTGGGCTTCTACGACCACATGCTCGACCAGCTCGGCCGCCACGGACTCTTCGACCTCACCGTCAAGACCGAGGGCGACCTGCACATCGACAGCCACCACACCATCGAGGACAGCGCGCTGGCGCTGGGCGCCGCCTTCAAGCAGGCCCTCGGCGACAAGGTCGGCATCTACCGCTTCGGCAACTGCACGGTCCCCCTGGACGAGTCCCTCGCCCAGGTCACCGTCGACCTGTCGGGCCGCCCCTACCTGGTGCACACCGAGCCCGAGAACATGGCGCCGATGATCGGGTCGTACGACACGACCATGACCCGGCACATCTTCGAGTCGTTCGTCGCCCAGGCCCAGATCGCCCTGCACATCCACGTCCCGTACGGGCGCAACGCCCACCACATCGTGGAGTGCCAGTTCAAGGCGCTCGCCCGCGCCCTGCGCTACGCCGCCGAATTCGACCCGCGCGCCGCGGGCATCCTTCCCTCCACGAAGGGCGCCCTCTAA
- a CDS encoding histidinol-phosphate transaminase: protein MSADIGIDDLPIRDELRGKTPYGAPQLDVPVQLNTNENPYGLPEELVARIAERVADAARTLNRYPDRDAVELRTELAAYLTRTGKHPVARENVWAANGSNEILQQLLQAFGGPGRTAIGFEPSYSMHALIARGTGTDWISGPRRDDFTIEVDAAVRAIAEHAPHVVFITSPNNPTGTAVGAETVLALYEAAQEARPSLVIVDEAYVEFSHRDSLLPLLEGRPNLVVSRTMSKAFGAAGLRLGYLAAHPAVVDAVQLVRLPYHLSAVTQATALAALEHTDTLLGYVEQLKAERDRLVTELLAIGYEVTASDANFVQFGTFADSHTAWQQILDQGVLVRDNGVPGWLRVTAGTPAENDAFLEAVRALKKEQQA, encoded by the coding sequence GTGAGCGCCGACATCGGAATCGACGACCTCCCCATCCGCGACGAGCTCCGCGGCAAGACCCCCTACGGCGCCCCGCAGCTCGACGTACCCGTCCAGCTCAACACCAACGAGAACCCCTACGGCCTGCCCGAGGAACTCGTCGCCCGGATCGCCGAGCGCGTCGCCGACGCCGCCCGCACCCTCAACCGCTACCCCGACCGGGACGCGGTCGAGCTGCGCACCGAGCTGGCCGCCTACCTCACCCGCACGGGCAAGCACCCGGTCGCGCGGGAGAACGTATGGGCCGCCAACGGCTCCAACGAGATCCTCCAGCAGCTGCTCCAGGCCTTCGGCGGCCCCGGCCGCACCGCGATCGGCTTCGAGCCCTCCTACTCGATGCACGCCCTGATCGCCCGCGGCACCGGCACCGACTGGATCTCCGGGCCGCGCCGCGACGATTTCACCATCGAGGTGGACGCGGCCGTCCGGGCGATCGCGGAGCACGCCCCGCACGTCGTCTTCATCACCTCGCCCAACAACCCCACCGGCACCGCCGTCGGGGCCGAGACGGTCCTCGCGCTCTACGAGGCCGCGCAGGAAGCCCGCCCGTCCCTGGTGATCGTGGACGAGGCGTACGTCGAGTTCAGCCACCGGGACTCGCTCCTGCCGCTGCTCGAAGGCCGCCCGAACCTCGTGGTCTCCCGGACCATGTCCAAGGCCTTCGGCGCCGCCGGACTGCGCCTGGGCTACCTCGCCGCACACCCCGCCGTCGTGGACGCCGTACAGCTGGTGCGCCTGCCGTACCACCTGTCCGCCGTCACCCAGGCGACCGCGCTGGCCGCCCTGGAACACACCGACACCCTGCTCGGCTACGTCGAACAGCTCAAGGCCGAACGCGACCGGCTGGTCACCGAACTGCTCGCCATCGGCTACGAGGTCACCGCGTCCGACGCGAACTTCGTGCAGTTCGGGACGTTCGCGGACTCCCACACCGCATGGCAGCAGATCCTCGACCAGGGTGTCCTGGTCAGGGACAACGGAGTACCCGGATGGCTGCGGGTCACCGCGGGCACCCCGGCCGAGAACGACGCGTTCCTGGAAGCGGTTCGCGCACTGAAGAAGGAGCAGCAGGCATGA
- the hisD gene encoding histidinol dehydrogenase: MISRIDLRGDSLPEGGALRDLLPRAEFDVAAALDKVRPICEDVHHRGTAALIEYAQKFDGVTLERIRVPGEALKAALEELDPAVRAALEESIRRARIVHAQQRRTEHTTQVVPGGTVTEKWVPVERVGLYAPGGRSVYPSSVIMNVVPAQEAGVESIALASPPQADFGGLPHPTILAACALLGIDEVYAAGGAQAVAMFAYGTEECAPANMVTGPGNIWVAAAKRYFTGKIGIDTEAGPTEIAVLADSTADPVHVAADLISQAEHDPLAAAVLVTDSAELAAAVEAELEPQVAASKHIEDRIRPALAGRQSAIVLVDSLEDGLKVVDAYGAEHLEIQTADAAAWAARVRNAGAIFVGPWSPVSLGDYCAGSNHVLPTGGCACHSSGLSVQSFLRGIHIVDYTRDALAEVTHHVVTLAEAEDLPAHGAALKARFGWKVPQQ, from the coding sequence GTGATCTCTCGTATCGACCTGCGCGGCGACTCCCTCCCCGAGGGTGGCGCCCTGCGCGATCTGCTGCCCCGTGCCGAGTTCGACGTAGCGGCCGCCCTGGACAAGGTGCGGCCCATCTGCGAGGACGTCCATCATCGCGGCACGGCGGCGCTGATCGAGTACGCGCAGAAGTTCGACGGGGTGACGCTGGAGCGGATCAGGGTTCCCGGGGAGGCCCTCAAGGCCGCCCTGGAAGAGCTGGATCCGGCCGTCCGCGCGGCCCTGGAGGAGTCGATCCGGCGCGCCCGGATCGTGCACGCGCAGCAGCGCCGCACCGAGCACACCACCCAGGTGGTCCCCGGCGGCACCGTCACCGAGAAGTGGGTCCCGGTCGAGCGCGTGGGTCTCTACGCGCCCGGCGGCCGCTCGGTGTACCCGTCCTCCGTGATCATGAACGTGGTCCCGGCACAGGAGGCGGGCGTCGAGTCGATCGCGCTCGCGTCCCCGCCGCAGGCCGACTTCGGCGGTCTGCCGCACCCCACGATCCTGGCCGCCTGCGCGCTCCTCGGCATCGACGAGGTGTACGCGGCCGGCGGCGCCCAGGCCGTCGCGATGTTCGCGTACGGCACGGAGGAGTGCGCCCCGGCGAACATGGTGACCGGCCCCGGCAACATCTGGGTCGCCGCCGCCAAGCGCTACTTCACCGGCAAGATCGGCATCGACACCGAGGCCGGCCCCACCGAGATCGCGGTCCTCGCGGACTCCACGGCCGACCCCGTGCACGTCGCCGCCGACCTGATCAGCCAGGCCGAGCACGACCCGCTGGCCGCGGCCGTCCTCGTCACGGACTCCGCCGAGCTGGCGGCCGCCGTGGAAGCCGAGCTGGAGCCGCAGGTCGCGGCCTCCAAGCACATCGAGGACCGGATCAGGCCCGCCCTCGCGGGCCGCCAGTCCGCGATCGTCCTGGTCGACAGCCTGGAGGACGGCCTCAAGGTGGTCGACGCGTACGGCGCCGAACACCTGGAGATCCAGACCGCCGACGCGGCCGCCTGGGCCGCCCGGGTCCGCAACGCGGGCGCCATCTTCGTCGGCCCCTGGTCCCCGGTCTCCCTCGGCGACTACTGCGCGGGCTCCAACCACGTGCTGCCCACCGGCGGCTGCGCCTGCCACTCCTCGGGCCTGTCCGTGCAGTCCTTCCTGCGCGGCATCCACATCGTCGACTACACCCGCGACGCCCTCGCCGAGGTCACCCACCACGTGGTCACCCTCGCCGAGGCCGAGGACCTCCCCGCGCACGGCGCGGCCCTCAAGGCGAGGTTCGGATGGAAGGTACCCCAGCAGTGA
- a CDS encoding oxidoreductase has protein sequence MAEPRPGEEPEDLTGPERRMWSAFRTGNVCDLSTRTADEDDPHGDHTWGPARSVRARVVALLLLHGPPPVPGRVSSLKLRGARITGRLDLSGGTVDPYVELQSCRFDSEVQLSETRLGTLRVVNCAVPRLDAARLHTAGDLHLLRCRVARGIRLTDAQIGTDLLISELVVQRDNRGRAIAADGMSVAQDFQADLLETYGEVSLRGAKIGVSMSLRGARLSNPYGRLALNAPTLTVERTLYLTSIALTTGSGDPGATPPYGWGQTPTRGGRARRFECRGGLRLDDGRFGDAVDFFGARFHLTEDQEISLRRIQTPELRFVGEQPERGRVVVSGAKVVKLVDQSTSWPAAPGAVSMEGFVYENLAPRGHFPLARRLAWAEASCAEYSPEPYERLAAVLRASGEDADAREVLLAKMRRRRATLPPAAKAWGHLQDWTMAYGYRPGRAALWMAVLWAAGTVLFSLHDPQPIKADEHPQWSAALYALDLLLPVIDLGQQGQWLLKGGWQWGASALVLLGWVLATTVATGASRLLRRG, from the coding sequence ATGGCCGAGCCACGTCCCGGCGAGGAGCCGGAGGACCTGACGGGGCCCGAACGCCGGATGTGGAGCGCTTTCCGCACCGGCAACGTGTGCGACCTGAGCACGCGGACCGCCGACGAGGACGATCCGCACGGCGACCACACCTGGGGGCCCGCGCGCAGCGTCCGGGCGCGGGTGGTGGCACTGCTGCTGCTCCACGGGCCGCCGCCGGTGCCGGGCCGGGTGTCCTCGCTGAAACTGCGGGGCGCGCGGATCACCGGGCGGCTCGACCTGTCCGGCGGCACGGTGGACCCGTACGTCGAGCTCCAGTCCTGCCGCTTCGACAGCGAGGTCCAGCTGTCCGAGACCCGGCTGGGCACCCTGCGCGTGGTCAACTGCGCGGTGCCCCGGCTCGACGCGGCCCGCCTGCACACCGCCGGTGACCTGCACCTGCTGCGCTGCCGGGTGGCCCGCGGGATCCGGCTGACCGACGCGCAGATCGGCACCGACCTGCTGATCAGCGAGCTGGTCGTGCAGCGGGACAACCGGGGGCGGGCGATCGCCGCCGACGGCATGTCGGTGGCCCAGGACTTCCAGGCCGACCTCCTGGAGACCTACGGGGAGGTCAGCCTGCGCGGGGCCAAGATCGGGGTGTCGATGAGCCTGCGCGGGGCCCGGCTCAGCAACCCGTACGGGCGGCTCGCGCTGAACGCACCCACCCTCACCGTCGAGCGCACCCTCTACCTGACCTCGATCGCCCTGACGACCGGGAGCGGCGACCCCGGCGCGACGCCGCCCTACGGCTGGGGGCAGACCCCCACCCGCGGCGGCCGCGCCCGGCGCTTCGAGTGCCGGGGCGGGCTGCGGCTGGACGACGGGCGCTTCGGGGACGCGGTGGACTTCTTCGGCGCGCGCTTCCACCTCACGGAGGACCAGGAGATATCGCTGCGCCGGATCCAGACCCCCGAGCTGCGCTTCGTGGGCGAGCAGCCGGAGCGCGGGCGGGTGGTGGTGTCCGGGGCGAAGGTGGTCAAGCTGGTCGACCAGTCCACCAGCTGGCCCGCGGCGCCGGGCGCGGTGTCGATGGAGGGGTTCGTCTACGAGAACCTCGCGCCCCGCGGCCACTTCCCGCTCGCCCGCCGCCTGGCGTGGGCGGAGGCGTCCTGCGCCGAGTACTCCCCGGAGCCGTACGAGCGCCTCGCGGCCGTCCTGCGGGCCAGCGGGGAGGACGCGGACGCGCGGGAGGTGCTGCTCGCGAAGATGCGCAGGCGCCGGGCGACGCTGCCGCCGGCGGCGAAGGCGTGGGGGCACCTGCAGGACTGGACGATGGCCTACGGGTACCGGCCGGGGCGGGCCGCGCTGTGGATGGCGGTGCTGTGGGCGGCGGGAACGGTGCTGTTCTCGCTGCACGATCCGCAGCCGATCAAGGCGGACGAGCACCCGCAGTGGAGCGCCGCGCTGTACGCCCTGGACCTGCTGCTGCCGGTGATCGACCTCGGCCAGCAGGGGCAGTGGCTGCTCAAGGGCGGCTGGCAGTGGGGAGCGTCCGCGCTGGTACTGCTGGGGTGGGTACTGGCGACCACGGTGGCGACGGGGGCGTCCCGGCTGCTGCGGCGGGGCTAG
- a CDS encoding LON peptidase substrate-binding domain-containing protein: MTTVRLPLFPLNTVLFPGLVLPLNIFEERYRAMMRDLLKTGEEEPRRFAVVAIRDGREVAPTAPGLPDQTALPERGPAAGFGTDPIQAFHRVGCVADAATIREREDGSFEVLATGTTRVRLLSVDASGPFLVAELEELPEDAGDSAGALAEGVLRAFRSYQKRLAGARERSLTGAELPDDPSVVSYLVAAAAVLDIPSKQRLLQAPDTATRLAEELTLLRSETAVIRHLPSLPMIDLTRTPTNLN, from the coding sequence GTGACCACCGTTCGCCTGCCCCTCTTCCCCCTCAACACGGTGCTGTTCCCGGGACTCGTCCTCCCGCTGAACATCTTCGAGGAGCGTTATCGCGCCATGATGCGCGACCTGCTGAAGACGGGCGAGGAGGAACCGCGCCGCTTCGCCGTCGTGGCGATCCGCGACGGCCGTGAGGTGGCGCCCACCGCGCCCGGCCTGCCCGACCAGACGGCCCTGCCCGAACGCGGCCCGGCCGCGGGCTTCGGCACCGACCCGATCCAGGCCTTCCACCGCGTGGGCTGCGTCGCGGACGCGGCCACGATCCGCGAACGCGAGGACGGCAGCTTCGAGGTGCTGGCCACCGGGACCACCCGGGTCCGGCTGCTGTCCGTGGACGCGAGCGGCCCCTTCCTGGTGGCCGAGCTGGAGGAACTCCCCGAGGACGCGGGCGACAGCGCGGGCGCGCTCGCCGAAGGGGTGCTGCGGGCGTTCCGCTCGTACCAGAAGCGGCTCGCCGGGGCCCGGGAGCGGTCCCTGACCGGGGCCGAGCTGCCAGACGACCCCTCGGTGGTGTCGTACCTGGTGGCGGCGGCCGCCGTACTGGACATCCCGTCCAAGCAGCGGCTGCTCCAGGCCCCCGACACGGCGACGCGGCTGGCCGAGGAACTGACCCTGCTGCGCTCGGAGACGGCCGTCATCCGCCATCTCCCCTCCCTGCCGATGATCGACCTGACCCGCACGCCCACGAACCTGAACTGA
- the ybaK gene encoding Cys-tRNA(Pro) deacylase, with protein sequence MAKKTKQSAQSSGTPAVVALTAAGVEFRTHAYEHDPAHPSYGEEAAQALGVSPDRVFKTLVAEVDGQLTVAVVPVAGSLDLKALATAVGGKRAAMADPALAERTTGYVLGGISPLGQRKRLRTVLDASASAHATICVSAGRRGLEVELPPTALATLTAATLAPIARP encoded by the coding sequence ATGGCGAAGAAGACGAAACAGTCCGCGCAGTCCTCGGGCACCCCGGCGGTAGTGGCACTGACCGCCGCGGGCGTGGAGTTCCGTACGCACGCCTACGAGCACGACCCCGCGCACCCGTCGTACGGCGAGGAGGCCGCGCAGGCGCTGGGGGTCTCCCCGGACCGGGTCTTCAAGACGCTGGTCGCGGAGGTGGACGGGCAGCTGACGGTGGCCGTGGTCCCGGTGGCCGGAAGCCTCGACCTCAAGGCCCTGGCGACGGCCGTCGGCGGCAAGCGGGCCGCGATGGCGGATCCGGCGCTGGCGGAGCGCACCACGGGCTACGTCCTTGGCGGGATCTCCCCCCTCGGCCAGCGCAAACGGCTCCGCACGGTCCTGGACGCGTCGGCTTCGGCGCACGCCACGATCTGCGTCTCGGCGGGCCGCCGCGGCCTGGAGGTCGAGCTCCCCCCGACCGCCCTGGCCACCCTGACCGCAGCCACCCTCGCCCCCATCGCCCGCCCGTAA
- a CDS encoding ABC transporter permease produces MTTAAADIPASTTVCAEGAAPGPLAPRARFFPSLAAVYKAQLSRARVSRIPLLFVATFQSVGIMILMRGVVDGGGGSEARAVVAGSSVLVVAFVALNLLAQYFGQLRAGGGLDHYATLPVPPASVVLGAAAAYASFTLPGTLVTAVFGCVLFGLPMSGLWILVAVVPLAGAALAGLGAALGLLAPRQELATLAGQLGMSAALLLGVLPPERMPDVIVWARDLLPSTYGVEAFARTFAPHPDWAAVAGDLAVCAAVGVLSLTVATKAYRRAAVR; encoded by the coding sequence GTGACCACCGCCGCCGCGGACATCCCCGCGAGCACCACCGTCTGCGCGGAGGGCGCCGCGCCCGGGCCGCTGGCCCCCCGGGCCCGGTTCTTCCCGTCCCTGGCCGCCGTGTACAAGGCACAGCTCTCCCGGGCCCGGGTCTCCCGGATCCCGCTGCTGTTCGTCGCGACCTTCCAGTCCGTCGGCATCATGATCCTCATGCGGGGCGTGGTCGACGGCGGCGGCGGCTCCGAGGCGCGCGCCGTCGTCGCCGGATCGTCGGTCCTCGTCGTCGCCTTCGTCGCGCTGAACCTGCTGGCCCAGTACTTCGGCCAGCTGCGCGCCGGCGGCGGGCTCGACCACTACGCCACCCTGCCCGTGCCGCCCGCCTCCGTGGTGCTGGGCGCGGCGGCCGCGTACGCCTCCTTCACCCTGCCCGGGACACTGGTCACCGCCGTCTTCGGGTGCGTGCTGTTCGGGCTGCCGATGAGCGGGCTGTGGATCCTGGTCGCCGTGGTGCCGCTGGCCGGGGCCGCGCTGGCCGGGCTCGGCGCCGCGCTGGGCCTGCTCGCCCCCCGGCAGGAGCTGGCCACGCTGGCCGGGCAGCTCGGCATGTCCGCGGCCCTGCTGCTGGGCGTGCTGCCGCCCGAGCGGATGCCCGACGTCATCGTGTGGGCGCGGGACCTGCTGCCGTCGACCTACGGCGTGGAGGCCTTCGCCCGTACGTTCGCCCCGCACCCGGACTGGGCCGCCGTCGCCGGTGACCTCGCCGTGTGCGCGGCGGTCGGCGTGCTCTCGCTGACCGTCGCGACCAAGGCCTACCGCCGGGCGGCGGTCCGCTGA
- a CDS encoding ABC transporter ATP-binding protein has protein sequence MNTGTAQAGRTRSAAAGPGDVVCAVRDLVKTYAAVRGGRGAPALPATRANDGISLDVRRGEIFGLLGPNGAGKSTLVRQLTGLLRPDSGCVTLLGHDLVRHPERASRLLAYLGQESTALDELTVSLAAETTGRLRGLGLREARAARDAVLDELGLTAIAARPLKKLSGGQRRLACFAAALVGERPVLVLDEPTTGMDPVARRAVWSAVDRRRAEHGATVLLVTHNVIEAETVLDRVAVIDQGRVIACDTPAGLKAEVSDEVRLDLVWRESAPLHVPEVAALRAHAEESGRRWTLRLGADAARAAVAAVTGGPAFAALDDFTLATPSLEDVYLALGGRTKGLVKS, from the coding sequence GTGAATACGGGCACAGCACAGGCAGGACGGACACGTTCCGCGGCAGCAGGACCGGGGGATGTCGTCTGCGCCGTGCGTGACCTGGTCAAGACGTACGCGGCCGTCCGCGGCGGGCGCGGGGCCCCGGCCCTGCCCGCCACCCGCGCGAACGACGGCATCAGCCTGGACGTCCGCCGCGGTGAGATCTTCGGGCTGCTCGGACCCAACGGCGCGGGCAAGTCCACCCTCGTACGCCAGCTCACCGGACTGCTGCGGCCCGACTCCGGCTGCGTCACCCTGCTCGGCCACGACCTCGTCCGGCACCCCGAACGGGCCTCCCGGCTGCTGGCCTACCTGGGCCAGGAATCCACCGCCCTCGACGAGCTGACCGTCTCCTTGGCCGCCGAGACCACCGGACGGCTGCGCGGGCTCGGCCTGCGCGAGGCGCGGGCCGCGCGGGACGCCGTACTCGACGAACTCGGTCTGACCGCGATCGCCGCCCGGCCCCTGAAGAAGCTCTCCGGCGGCCAGCGGCGCCTCGCCTGCTTCGCCGCCGCCCTGGTGGGGGAGCGGCCCGTGCTCGTCCTCGACGAACCCACCACCGGCATGGACCCGGTCGCCCGGCGGGCCGTCTGGAGCGCCGTCGACCGGCGGCGCGCCGAACACGGCGCGACGGTCCTCCTGGTCACCCACAACGTCATCGAGGCGGAAACGGTCCTGGACCGGGTCGCCGTCATCGACCAGGGCCGGGTCATCGCCTGCGACACCCCGGCCGGACTCAAGGCCGAGGTCTCCGACGAGGTCCGGCTCGACCTGGTGTGGCGCGAGAGCGCCCCGCTGCACGTCCCCGAGGTCGCGGCGCTGCGCGCGCACGCCGAGGAATCCGGGCGGCGCTGGACCCTGCGCCTGGGCGCCGACGCGGCACGGGCGGCGGTGGCCGCCGTCACCGGCGGGCCCGCCTTCGCCGCGCTCGACGACTTCACCCTGGCCACGCCCAGCCTGGAAGACGTCTACCTCGCCCTGGGCGGCCGTACGAAGGGCCTGGTGAAATCGTGA